In the Flavisolibacter tropicus genome, one interval contains:
- a CDS encoding SDR family NAD(P)-dependent oxidoreductase, which yields MKKIVFITGATSGFGEACAHTFAANGYNLILNGRREERLKTLQQTLQQQYNTQSYLLPFDVQQQSSVFESINQLPDEWRAIDILINNAGLALGRDLFQDASLDDWNQMIDTNVKGVLYVSKAVLPFMINNKKGHIINVGSIAGKEVYERGNVYCASKHAVDAISKAMRIDLLQHGIKVTAIHPGAAETEFSIVRFKGNEDTAKTVYQGYQPLSAQDVADIIYYTASLPPHVCINDLVVTCTQQANSYHFNKK from the coding sequence ATGAAAAAGATAGTCTTTATAACTGGTGCCACTTCAGGATTTGGAGAAGCTTGTGCTCACACATTTGCAGCCAATGGATATAACCTTATCTTAAATGGCAGACGCGAGGAACGTTTAAAGACATTACAACAAACGCTTCAACAACAATATAATACACAAAGCTATCTTTTACCATTTGATGTTCAGCAACAATCCTCCGTCTTTGAAAGTATAAATCAATTGCCCGATGAATGGAGGGCTATTGATATTTTGATCAATAATGCAGGTCTTGCTTTAGGTCGCGACCTATTTCAAGATGCGTCACTTGACGACTGGAACCAAATGATAGATACCAATGTTAAGGGGGTGCTTTATGTGTCAAAGGCTGTTCTTCCTTTTATGATCAATAACAAAAAAGGACATATCATTAATGTAGGATCTATTGCGGGTAAAGAAGTATATGAAAGAGGAAATGTGTATTGTGCCAGCAAACATGCTGTAGATGCTATCAGTAAGGCTATGCGTATTGACCTGCTCCAACACGGCATAAAGGTTACGGCCATACACCCAGGCGCTGCTGAAACAGAATTCTCTATTGTGCGCTTTAAAGGCAACGAGGATACAGCAAAAACTGTTTATCAGGGCTACCAACCGTTAAGCGCTCAGGATGTAGCTGACATAATCTATTATACAGCCTCTCTTCCTCCACATGTTTGTATTAACGATTTGGTAGTTACATGCACTCAACAGGCCAACTCATATCATTTTAACAAGAAATAA
- a CDS encoding sensor histidine kinase — MQQLQFYAVFIGITVILGTVLISFIVLLSKAQQRKKAEYNRLNLLAEVTAQEKDRARITYQLHEDFGATLSAIRMGISTFQLQRPDDRLRQEQFKVFIDDIITKIRTIATDFLPGTIQQKWLVAALREFVHTVQKEQPAIQIILEADDLPELSEYKTINLYRIVQEIVYNTIKHARATTLLINIRHDDKRILLTTQDNGVGFNYRKELERQKGIGLHNLANRILLLSGTVDVLSETEKGTLYMIQIPLAEGDVIE; from the coding sequence ATGCAACAGCTACAATTTTATGCCGTTTTTATAGGGATTACGGTGATTTTGGGAACGGTATTGATTTCGTTTATTGTATTGTTGAGTAAAGCACAACAACGTAAAAAAGCAGAATATAACCGTCTTAATTTATTGGCCGAAGTAACCGCTCAAGAAAAAGATCGTGCACGTATAACATATCAATTGCATGAAGATTTTGGAGCAACGCTTTCTGCAATACGAATGGGGATTAGCACCTTTCAATTACAACGACCTGATGACCGTCTCCGCCAGGAACAGTTCAAAGTTTTTATTGATGATATAATTACCAAGATCAGGACAATTGCAACTGATTTTTTGCCAGGCACCATCCAACAAAAATGGTTAGTTGCTGCACTGCGAGAGTTTGTTCATACTGTTCAAAAAGAACAACCCGCCATACAAATTATTTTAGAGGCAGATGATCTACCTGAATTAAGCGAGTACAAAACCATTAACCTATACCGTATTGTTCAGGAAATTGTTTACAATACCATTAAACATGCCAGAGCTACTACACTTCTAATCAACATCAGGCATGATGACAAACGTATTTTATTAACCACTCAAGATAATGGGGTAGGGTTCAATTATAGAAAAGAATTAGAACGTCAAAAAGGAATAGGTCTTCATAATCTGGCAAACCGGATATTGTTATTGAGCGGTACTGTTGACGTTTTAAGTGAAACTGAGAAAGGTACGCTTTACATGATTCAAATTCCTTTAGCGGAAGGTGATGTTATTGAATAA